A stretch of Bombina bombina isolate aBomBom1 chromosome 2, aBomBom1.pri, whole genome shotgun sequence DNA encodes these proteins:
- the NSA2 gene encoding ribosome biogenesis protein NSA2 homolog — translation MPQNDYIELHRKRYGYRLDYHEKKRKKEGREAHERSQKAKKLIGLKAKLYHKQRHAEKIQMKKTIKMHENRNTKQKNDEKTPEGAVPAYLLDREGQSRAKVLSNMIKQKRKEKAGKWEVPLPKVRAQGETEVLKVIRTGKRKKKAWKRMVTKVCFVGDGFTRKPPKYERFIRPMGLRFKKAHVTHPELKATFCLPILGVKKNPSSPLYTTLGVITKGTVIEINVSELGLVTQGGKVIWGKYAQVTNNPENDGCINAVLLV, via the exons ATG cCTCAGAACGATTACATTGAATTACACCGTAAGCGGTATGGTTATCGATTGGATTATCATGAAAAGAAGAGGAAGAAGGAGGGCCGTGAGGCTCACGAACGCTCACAGAAAGCAAAGAAACTTATTGGTCTCAAGGCTAAACTGTACCACAAACAGCGCCATGCCGAAAAGATACAGATGAAAAAAAC CATTAAGATGCACGAAAATAGAAACACCAAACAAAAGAATGATGAGAAGACACCAGAAGGAGCGGTACCAGCTTATTTGCTGGACAGAGAGGGCCAGTCACGTGCTAAAGTTCTCTCCAATATGATCAAACAGAAACGGAAAGAGAAAGCC GGTAAATGGGAAGTTCCATTGCCGAAAGTACGTGCTCAAGGAGAAACCGAAGTGCTCAAAGTTATTCGAACCGGCAAGAGGAAAAAGAAGGCATGGAAAAGAATGGTCACCAAAGTTTGCTTTGTTGGTGATGGTTTTACCCGTAAACCACCAAAGTATGAGCGATTTATTAGACCTATG GGCTTACGTTTCAAGAAGGCACATGTAACACATCCAGAACTTAAAGCCACATTCTGCCTTCCTATTCTTGGTGTAAAGAAGAACCCCTCATCGCCTCTTTACACAACTTTAGGTGTTATCACAAAGGGTACAGTCATTGAAATAAATGTGAGCGAGCTTGGTCTTGTGACACAGGGAGGCAAAGTTATATGGG GAAAATATGCGCAAGTCACAAATAATCCAGAAAATGATGGTTGCATAAATGCAGTCTTACTTGTATAA